In Equus asinus isolate D_3611 breed Donkey chromosome 13, EquAss-T2T_v2, whole genome shotgun sequence, one DNA window encodes the following:
- the GGT6 gene encoding glutathione hydrolase 6 translates to MGQAHRQPPWPSVLPRPVLDSTPPFPKAASTSHPPGSGRASADSAWKADRQEGWGGHGGAMEPTARPVRYQKLLLWDPGLESEEEEEGTAETLILDTWRPQDSSGNEVGGLPGAWARLVAALLLLAVGFSLAVRQLHTQGGSTETLGSVAPPPSGHAHHPGVYHHGAIISPAATCSHLGRELLVAGGNVVDAGVGAALCLAVVHPHATGLGAMFWGLFHNSSSGNSTALTSGPAQTLVPGLGLPSALPTLRLLHTRFGRLPWPRLLVGPTTLAQEGFLVDAPLARALAAQGTKGLCPLLCHTDGRPLGPGARAINPKLAAVLRRAALAPTPDLAGEALLGLLARDLGLEGPSAGPMPTLEPALQLPVPQGILLTTPSPSAGPELLTLLQAALHSRGPSSDPCPPLLQAMVTPVSSVLATVDSSGSVLLLTSSLNSSFGSGHLSPSTGVLLSNLVAKSAPNVWACPLILHSSLDDTEADVLGLVASGTPAVAKVMTRTLLSHLAGSQTQAQQGPTESPSICGQGTLLQVAAHAEHAHVSSVPHDCCPFQGF, encoded by the exons ATGGGGCAGGCTCACAGGCAGCCTCCCTGGCCCAGTGTTCTGCCCAGACCTGTTCTAGATTCCACACCACCCTTCCCCAAGgctgcctccacctcccacccgCCCGGCTCCGGTCGGGCCTCCGCAGACTCAGCCTGGAAGGCTGAcaggcaggagggctggggcGGGCACGGCGGGGCCATGGAGCCCACAGCACGGCCTGTGCGCTACCAGAAGCTGCTGCTCTGGGACCCAGGCCTGGAgtctgaggaggaagaggaggggacagcagagacactCATTCTCGACACTTGGAGGCCCCAGGACTCCTCTGG GAACGAGGTTGGTGGCCTGCCCGGAGCCTGGGCCCGACTAGTCGCCGCCCTGCTGCTGCTGGCCGTTGGCTTCTCCCTGGCTGTGAGGCAACTCCACACCCAGGGTGGCTCCACAGAAACCCTGGGCTCTGTGGCCCCTCCGCCCAGCGGGCATGCCCACCACCCCGGAGTATACCACCATGGAGCCATCATCAGCCCTGCAG CCACATGTTCCCACCTGGGCCGAGAGCTCCTTGTTGCTGGGGGCAATGTCGTGGATGCCGGAGTTGGAGCAGCTTTGTGTCTGGCAGTGGTGCATCCTCATGCCACAGGGCTAG GTGCTATGTTCTGGGGACTCTTCCACAATAGCTCCTCAGGCAATTCAACTGCCCTGACGTCAGGCCCAGCCCAGACCCTGGTCCCCGGCCTGGGGCTGCCCTCCGCTCTGCCTACCCTGCGCTTGCTGCACACACGCTTCGGCCGCCTGCCCTGGCCACGCCTGCTGGTGGGCCCAACCACGCTGgctcaggagggcttcctggtgGACGCACCTCTGGCCAgggctctggcagcccagggcacAAAGGGCCTCTGTCCACTCCTTTGCCACACTGATGGGAggcccctgggccctggggcccGAGCCATCAACCCCAAACTGGCAGCTGTACTACGCAGGGCAGCCCTcgcccccaccccagaccttgCTGGGGAGGCCCTACTGGGTCTGCTGGCCAGAGACCTGGGGCTGGAGGGACCCTCAGCTGGGCCCATGCCCACCTTGGAACCAGCACTGCAGCTCCCTGTGCCCCAGGGCATCCTGctcaccacccccagcccctcagctGGCCCAGAACTGCTGACACTGCTGCAGGCGGCCCTACACTCCAGAGGGCCCAGCTCTGACCCCTGCCCACCACTCCTGCAAGCAATGGTGACCCCCGTGAGCAGTGTCCTGGCAACTGTGGACAGCAGCGGCTCTGTGCTCCTTCTCACCTCCTCGCTCAACAGCTCCTTCGGCTCTGGACACCTGTCCCCAAGCACTGGGGTTCTACTCAGCAACCTGGTGGCGAAGTCTGCACCTAATGTCTGGGCCTGCCCCCTCATCCTTCATAGCAGCCTGGATGACACAGAGGCTGATGTGTTGGGGCTGGTGGCTTCAGGGACCCCCGCAGTGGCCAAAGTCATGACTCGCACCCTGCTCAGCCACCTGGCTGGGTCCCAAACCCAGGCCCAGCAAGGACCAACAGAGAGCCCCAGCATTTGTGGCCAAGGGACCCTGCTCCAGGTGGCAGCCCATGCAGAGCATGCCCATGTCTCCAGTGTCCCCCATGACTGCTGCCCCTTCCAGGGGTTCTAA